From Pseudomonas fluorescens:
ATCCAATAAATACGGGGTTCAGGGCTACTGGGGCTTTTCAGATTTTTTGAGTTCCAGGCTGATGGCCGTGTTGAACGGGGCAATCTGCCGCGCCTCGTCGATGCGTAAGCCACTCGCAGCTCACGAAAGCCTTTCAATCCATTGTCTCGGTGCCCGTACGGCCTAAGACCTGCGCGAGATGGCCGCGCCGTGGCGGATGGAGGACCTGTTCAACCTCACGCTTCGGCTGACTCATCGATTCATCCAGGATAAGCAGGCGATTTTCCGCGAGCGGATCGCTTCTAAAGGCTGGCGCTAGCGCGGACTTTGTTGTGCCTCGCTTAACCCGAGAGGCCGTATAAAATTGTTTTTCTAAATCATTCTCAACAATAAAAATAGCAAGTTAGCCAACTAACTACTTTCAAACACTCGTCCAAATAGACAATCATTCCGCCCCCATCGCTTAAACAGCAAACCCACCCACAATTTTATTTTCACATATATTTTACATTCCCCTACATATGCTAATGTCATTACGACATCAACGCTGTTCAGCCAGGTTCAAGGAGTGTGTATGACCGGCGTATTGGCATCCGTTAACAGCCGCACCCAGCTGGTCGGTCAGAACCGACTTGAACTGCTGCTATTCCGTTTCAACAATCACCAGCTGTATGGGATCAACGTATTTAAAGTCCGGGAAGTTATACGCTGCCCGAAGTTATCATCAATACCAAAGTCTAATAGCAACATTTGTGGCGTCGCCAACATCCGAGGTGTCTGCATTCCTATTCTTGACCTGGCCATGGCCACTGGGTTGCCCGGCGTCGAGGATCAGGAAAGCGCTTTTATAATACTTACGGAGTACAACAACCGCGTTCAGGGTTTTCTGGTCTATGCGGTCGAGCACATCGTCAATTTGAACTGGGAAGACATCCATCCGCCCCCCAAGGGCAGCGGTGAGAACAATTACCTGACTGCCGTTACACGCACGGATGATCGCCTGGTCGAGATCATCGATGTGGAAAAGGTGCTGACAGAAATCTCGCCATCCTCCGAGGAAATCTCCAGCGGCGTGGTGGAACACGAGGTCAGCCAGCGGGCTAAGCACCTGCGGGTGCTGACCGTGGATGACTCGATGGTCGCGCGTAAGCAAGTGACCCGCTGCCTGGAGACCGTGGGCGTCGAGGTGGTGGCCTTGAACGATGGGCGCCAGGCGCTTGATTACCTGCGGGCCATGCTCGACGAGGGGCGCAAGCCGGAGGAGGAGTTCCTGATGATGATCTCCGACATCGAAATGCCAGAGATGGACGGTTACACCCTGACCGCTGAAATCCGCCACGACCCGCGCATGGCCAAGCTGCACATCGTGCTGCACACCTCACTCTCGGGCGGGTTCAACCAGGCGATGGTCAAGAAAGTCGGCGCCGATGACTTCCTCGCCAAGTTCCGCCCCGATGACTTGGCCGGCCGCGTGGTCTCACGAATCAAGGCGGCCACCCCGAACTGACGCTTTACGACAACAACACTCAAGCCAAGGAGGCTGTAGGGAAACGAATAAGAACAAAATGACAGAGGGCTAATCATGTTGAAATGCAATGAGCTCTACCACCTGACCACCGGCAGTGAAGAAAGACCGTTCTGGAAGGACCGCGCGAATGACGCTCAGCCTGATATCCAGTGCGCCATGGGCTGTGGCGCGCAACCTTCCGATCCGGGGCCGCAACCAGACTCAGGCCTGCCGCAAGAAACGCTGACCGCAGCGATTTCGACCACCCCCACCAGCATGAAAGACGAGCTGGCCGCCGCCCAGGAAATCTGTTCTCGGGCCAAGACCGCCGTTGTCGAGATGTTCAGCCACGCCCGCATGGGCCGCTCCCTGGAGCTCGAACAGGTCGGCGCGCTGGTCGACGACATTTCTGCTTCGATCGCACGCCACCCCAATGCCTTTATCAGCCTCGCACGCCTTAAAAGCATCGACGATTACACCTATATGCACTCGGTCGCCGTGTGTGCCCTGATGATTGCCCTGGGTAATCAATTGGCCCTGCCGGCGCCATTGATTCGCCGGGCGGGGCTGGCCGGGCTGCTGCACGACATCGGCAAAATGGCCATCCCGGGCGCCATCCTCAACAAGCCGGGGCGCTTGAGCGGCGACGAATTGCAGCTGGTTCGCACCCATCCGCTGGAAGGTGAGAAAACCCTGGTGGCGACAGCGCAGATGTGCGAAATGGTCGTGGACGTGTGCCTGCATCATCACGAAAAAGTCGACGGCACGGGCTACCCCCATCAACTGGCGGGAGAACAAATCAGTCTTTTTTCTCGAATGGCCGCGGTGTGTGACGTCTATGACGCGATCACCTCGGACCGTTCCTATAACCAGGGTTGGGACCCTGCGGTCGCCATCCAGCAAATGTCGACCTGGGACGGGCATTTCGATGATGAGGTATTCCGGGCATTCCTGAAGTCCGTGGGTATCTACCCCGTCGGTTCTATCGTGCAATTGAAAAGCGGTAGTATTGGCGTCGTCATCGAACAACATGCCGACTCATTATTGACGCCAAAAATAAAGTTATTCTTTCTTCCGGTTTTAAATATTTACATAACCCCCCGAATAATCGACTTGAGTGATCCGGCACAAACCGACCGAATCATTGCGCGCGTGCCCCCGCAGCGCTATGGCTTTAAAAATACCGAGCGTTTATGGCTCGACGATACCGCTCACGAACAGCACTGAACCAATAAGCTGTACCGCATATATCTATGCGTAAGCAGCCCATGATTAAGCGTTAAGCCTTGCGTGCAAAACAACACTCGAATACCGACATCCCATTATGTTGGTAACTACTAGCAAGGGCAGGAAATACCATGAAATTCAACTCATTGCAGACGCGCATATGCTTCACCGCCGGACTCTGCCTGTTTATCTCGTGCGCGAGTCTGGTCTTATATGGGCTTTATTCCTCGAATGCCAACCAGGCCTATGTGGGCACTGAAGTTTCCGCATTGATTGAAAGCGCCACCATCCGTGAAGTGCAAAACCTCGCGGAGTCCCGCGCCAACGTCATTAAGGCAAAGTTGCAGAATGCCTTGAATGCCGCGCGCGCACTGGCTGATGTGCTGGGGGCCAGCAAGGCTGCACAAAGCCCGTTGACGCTGGGCCGGGATCAAATCAATACGATGCTACTGAGCGTGCTCAAGGACAACCCCGACTTCAACGGCACCTATTCGTGCTGGGAACCGGATGCGTTGGACGGCCAGGATCAGGCATTTCGTAACAACGAGGGCGGTAACAACCCGTTGACCGGCCGCTTCACTCCTTATTGGACGCGCAGTTCGGATGGCCACATTGCCGTGCAGCCACTGGTCGAGTATGACTCCGATGCCCGTCATCCCAACGGCGTGCCCAAGGGCGGCTGGTACTCGGGCCCTCGGGATACCCAGAGGGAAAGCGTGCTGGACCCGATCCCCTATGTGGTGCAAGGCAAGAATGTATGGCTGACAACCCTCTCGGTGCCGATCACCGCGAACGGCAAGTTTTACGGGGTGGTGGGCGCTGACTTCGATATCTCGTTCATCCAGAAACTCAGCGAGCAGATGTCCGCCGACCTGTATGGCGGCAACGGCTCCGTATCGATCCTGAGCCATCAAGGGTTGGTGGTGGCTGACAGTAAACGGCCGGAACTGATCGGCCAACCGTTGAAGACGCTGCTGCCCGACACCTGGGACAAGGTGCTGGCCAATGTGCAGAAAGGCCAGGGGGACAGCCGACTCAACCAGGACTCCCAGGAAATCGAAGTGCAGATGCCCATCACCCTGGGCCGCAGCGAAAAACCTTGGGCCATCCTGATCCACTTGCCCAAGGCCGTGGTCATGAGCCAGGCCATAGCCCTGGAAAAGGAACTGCAATCACGCGGCGTCAAGAGCAGCATCTGGCAGGTGTCGGTTGGCGTGGCCATTTCCCTGCTGGCGCTGCTTGCACTGTGGTTTGCCACCGCGAAAATCGTCGGGCCGATTCGTGAAGCCGCCGCCTTGGCGGCCAACATCAGCCTGGGGGACTTCTCGCGTCGTCTGGTGCAAAAATCCGAAGATGAAGTCGGCCAATTGTCCTTTGCCTTGAACGATATGTCGGAAAGCCTGCAACGCCAGGTGCGGGTGGCCGAACGCATCTCCGAAGGAGACCTGGACCTGGAAGTGCGCCTGTCCTCGCCCAACGACACCTTGGGCAAATCCCTGGAGAAAATGGTCGGCAACTTGAACGCCTTGATCTCCCAGGTGCAGGCCAGCGCCACGCAAATCACCGGCAGCTCGGCGCAGGTCACCGAATTGAGCCAGTCACTCTCCGACGGGGCCTCCAACTCGGCGTCATCCATCACCGAAATCAGTGCGGTCATGACCCAAATGGCAGCGCAGACCAGCGACAACGCCGCCAACGCCAAAAAGGCCGATGAGCAATCCCAGGCGTCGCGTGCCGACGCGGGGGAAAGTGACAAGCTGATGAGCGAATTGATTGCAGCCATGGCCGAGATCGACAATTCGGGCAAGGACATCACCGCCATCATCACCACCATCGACAACATCGCCGCCCAGACCAACCTGTTGGCCCTGAACGCTGCGATCGAGGCGGCACGCGCCGGGGAACTGGGCCGCGGTTTCGCCGTGGTCGCCGACGAGGTCAGGAGCCTGGCCGCCCGTAGCGCGGAAGCAGCCCAGCAAACAGCCGCGCTGATTGCCGACTCGTCGACCAAGACCCAGCGCGGCATGGTGATTGCCGGTCGTACCGCCGACTCACTGAGGAACATTGTCAGCGGTACCAGTGCTGTCTCAAGCCTGGTGTCGCTGATCTACCAAGCCTCCAGTGAACAGGCGTCCGGTTTGCAACAGGCCAGTATCGGCCTGGAGCAGATCGATGAAGTCACTCAGCAGAACCAGGTCAACTCCCAGCAATGCGCGGTGGCTGCCAGGAACCTGTCAGAACGGGCCAACTCCATGCAGCAAGGGTTGAGCCGCTTTAAAGTCAAAGCCTCGTAGCACCTGCAACGGCGCCAGGGGGGCACTGTTCCCCTGGCCCGATACAAGAAACTCCGTCCCTATTCATGAAATATTAAGATTTGCCTCCCTATACTCACCGATTGCGCGCCGTTCCCCCGAACGGCCACTGCTCCGGTAGCCCGCCCCATGACGCGTCCCGTTCCTCTGCTACTCCTGCTGGCTGGTCTGTTGTTCTTCTTTGCGCTGGGTAACCATGAATTGCAAGGCTCCACCGAAGCCCGCGTCGCCGGGATCGCCATGGCCATGCATTTGGACAATGATTGGGTGGTGCCCCGGCTGTTTCGCGAGCCCTTCCTGGAAAAACCACCCCTGAGCCTTTGGCTGGACGCCGGGGCGATTCGCCTGTTCGGCGGCACGCCTGGGGCGGTGCGCCTGGCGTCCGCGTTTGCCGGATTGTTCAGCGTGATGCTGCTCTACGGGATGCTGCGCAAGTTCGGGCGGCCGAAAACACTGGCGTTCTGCGCGGCGTTGATCCTGGCGACCATGGCCAGTTACTGGAGCAATGTGCGTGGGGTGGGTGAGGATGCCTTGCTCAGCCTGGGCGTGACCACCGCACTGCTGGCGTTCTACCAGGCGATGCGCCCCGAATCCGAGCGGCCAGGCTCCACAGCCTGGGCTTGGGCGTTGTTTACCGTTGGGATGGCAATCGCCACCCTGAGCAAAGGCGTGCTGGGCCTGGCGATGCCCGGCATTGTGATTTTTGTCTACCTGGCCAGCACCAGCCTGATGGACAAACGCCTGCGCATCGGTGATTGGCTCCGCCCGGCGCTGTTCACCTTGCTGGCATTGGTACCGTTGCTGATCTGGCTGGGCTTCCTGTTCCAGCGCGGCGGCATGCAGGCCGTGGGCGAAGTGCTGTGGACCAACAGCGTCGGGCGGTTCAGCGGCTCGTTCGTCGAAGCCGGGCACTACGAACCCTTCTACTACTACCTGGTGAAACTGCCGGAAGCGTTTTTGCCGTGGAATATCCTGGTGTACCTGGGCCTGTGGCACTTTCGTAAAAGCCTGGTGCGCAACCGTTACCGCCTGTTCTTCAGCGTGTGGCTGGTGGCGCAATTCACGCTGCTGACCCTGGCCTCAAGCAAACGCACGGTTTACCTGATGGCGTTGACGCCGGCCGCCGCGGTGCTGGCGGCGGAATATGCGCGAGTGCTGCTCGAATGGCTGAAGGCTAACAAGCCGGCGCTGTACCAACACCATCGGCGCGTGGTTGGCGGTGCCTTCACGTTGCTCATCGCCTGCTACCTGGGCGCTGCATTCTGGTACGCGCCCAAGGCTGACGAGCGCCAGTCATTCGTGCCGGTGATCAGTCAGATCCAGGCACTGCAAGCCGAGGGTAAAGAGGTGGTGTTGTTCCAGCCCAACGAGCGAATCGACGGGGCGAGTGTGTTCTACCTGCAGGCTTACTTGCCGATCCTGCAAACCGAGCCGCAGCTGCGCAGTTATCTGGCCGCCAAACCCGGCAACGTTGCGTTGCTGGATCGCACCGAGCAACTGAGCGGCAAGGTGACGGTGATCAAGGAGATGGCAATCAATCGCCAGCCTTACTACTTCATCGAGCAGTAAGGCCGGCACGGGACATCAGTGCTTGGTGAGTTTGTCCAGGTAACCCATGGCAAACGCCGAGACCACGAAGGTCATGTGGATGATCACGTACCACATCAGGTGCTGCGGATCGACGTTCTTGGCGTCCATGAAGATGCGCAGCAAGTGGATGGAGGAAATCGCCACGATGGAAGCCGCCACTTTCATCTTCAGCGACGAAGAGTCCATGGTGCCCAACCAGTTGAGCTTTTCCTTGTTGTCATCGATATCCAGCTGCGAGACGAAGTTCTCGTAGCCGGAAATCATCACCATCACCAGCAAGCCGCCGACCAGGGCCATGTCGATCAACGACAGCAGCACCAGGATCAGTTCGGACTCGGCCATCGAGAACACGCTCGGCAGCAGGTGAATCACTTCCTGGAAGAATTTCAGCGCCAGCGCCAGCAACCCCAGGGACAAGCCGAAATAGATCGGCGCCAGCAGCCAACGCGAGGCGTACATAGCATTTTCGATAAAGCGTTCCATTGGTTCTCACACAGCTTGGCTAGAAATGGCGGCGAGTATACCAGCCGCCACCAAGCACCTGTAACCGCGAGAAAACTGACCTGGGCGGCATCTGTAAGAGAATTTTTCTGCTAGTGTCGAGCCCATCAACTCGGCTTCGATGATGTCGGACAGGAAAATTCAAATGATGGATGTGCGATCCCCTTTGGCCCGTTTTGGCCTGTGTGCGGCGTTGCTGATGATCGGCGGCTGCTCACCCAGTGATGAGCAGAAGCAGGCCACCCTCGAAGAGAAAACCGCAAAGTTCGAACAGTCGCTCGACAGTATCCAGGACCCCAAGCTGCGCGACGCCATCGCCGACCTCGGCGGCTCGCTGCTGTTGCTCGAACGGGCGCGCGCCAAGCTCGCCAGCAAGCCCATCGAGACCGAATACGGCGAAGACAGCCTCGCCCTGCTCAAGCACTACCCCACGCCCCAGGCCCTGGTCGACACCTATATCAACGGCTTGTTCGTGCTGCGCAAGACCTCCCACTCCGACTACCTGACCGATCTGCAGCCGATCTTCCCGTTCAATTTCAATACACCGGACCAGTTCCCGTTCCCTCACGGCCTGGAGTGGCAGTCCGTCACCTTGAGCAACAACAAAGTCATCCCGTTCCAGCCGGAATGGTCGGAGACCGATCCCGGCATCCAGTTGAGCCCCAGCAGTTCCAACCTGACCAACCCCGATGACCTGACG
This genomic window contains:
- a CDS encoding HD-GYP domain-containing protein, translated to MLKCNELYHLTTGSEERPFWKDRANDAQPDIQCAMGCGAQPSDPGPQPDSGLPQETLTAAISTTPTSMKDELAAAQEICSRAKTAVVEMFSHARMGRSLELEQVGALVDDISASIARHPNAFISLARLKSIDDYTYMHSVAVCALMIALGNQLALPAPLIRRAGLAGLLHDIGKMAIPGAILNKPGRLSGDELQLVRTHPLEGEKTLVATAQMCEMVVDVCLHHHEKVDGTGYPHQLAGEQISLFSRMAAVCDVYDAITSDRSYNQGWDPAVAIQQMSTWDGHFDDEVFRAFLKSVGIYPVGSIVQLKSGSIGVVIEQHADSLLTPKIKLFFLPVLNIYITPRIIDLSDPAQTDRIIARVPPQRYGFKNTERLWLDDTAHEQH
- a CDS encoding chemotaxis protein CheV yields the protein MTGVLASVNSRTQLVGQNRLELLLFRFNNHQLYGINVFKVREVIRCPKLSSIPKSNSNICGVANIRGVCIPILDLAMATGLPGVEDQESAFIILTEYNNRVQGFLVYAVEHIVNLNWEDIHPPPKGSGENNYLTAVTRTDDRLVEIIDVEKVLTEISPSSEEISSGVVEHEVSQRAKHLRVLTVDDSMVARKQVTRCLETVGVEVVALNDGRQALDYLRAMLDEGRKPEEEFLMMISDIEMPEMDGYTLTAEIRHDPRMAKLHIVLHTSLSGGFNQAMVKKVGADDFLAKFRPDDLAGRVVSRIKAATPN
- a CDS encoding methyl-accepting chemotaxis protein, which translates into the protein MKFNSLQTRICFTAGLCLFISCASLVLYGLYSSNANQAYVGTEVSALIESATIREVQNLAESRANVIKAKLQNALNAARALADVLGASKAAQSPLTLGRDQINTMLLSVLKDNPDFNGTYSCWEPDALDGQDQAFRNNEGGNNPLTGRFTPYWTRSSDGHIAVQPLVEYDSDARHPNGVPKGGWYSGPRDTQRESVLDPIPYVVQGKNVWLTTLSVPITANGKFYGVVGADFDISFIQKLSEQMSADLYGGNGSVSILSHQGLVVADSKRPELIGQPLKTLLPDTWDKVLANVQKGQGDSRLNQDSQEIEVQMPITLGRSEKPWAILIHLPKAVVMSQAIALEKELQSRGVKSSIWQVSVGVAISLLALLALWFATAKIVGPIREAAALAANISLGDFSRRLVQKSEDEVGQLSFALNDMSESLQRQVRVAERISEGDLDLEVRLSSPNDTLGKSLEKMVGNLNALISQVQASATQITGSSAQVTELSQSLSDGASNSASSITEISAVMTQMAAQTSDNAANAKKADEQSQASRADAGESDKLMSELIAAMAEIDNSGKDITAIITTIDNIAAQTNLLALNAAIEAARAGELGRGFAVVADEVRSLAARSAEAAQQTAALIADSSTKTQRGMVIAGRTADSLRNIVSGTSAVSSLVSLIYQASSEQASGLQQASIGLEQIDEVTQQNQVNSQQCAVAARNLSERANSMQQGLSRFKVKAS
- a CDS encoding ArnT family glycosyltransferase → MTRPVPLLLLLAGLLFFFALGNHELQGSTEARVAGIAMAMHLDNDWVVPRLFREPFLEKPPLSLWLDAGAIRLFGGTPGAVRLASAFAGLFSVMLLYGMLRKFGRPKTLAFCAALILATMASYWSNVRGVGEDALLSLGVTTALLAFYQAMRPESERPGSTAWAWALFTVGMAIATLSKGVLGLAMPGIVIFVYLASTSLMDKRLRIGDWLRPALFTLLALVPLLIWLGFLFQRGGMQAVGEVLWTNSVGRFSGSFVEAGHYEPFYYYLVKLPEAFLPWNILVYLGLWHFRKSLVRNRYRLFFSVWLVAQFTLLTLASSKRTVYLMALTPAAAVLAAEYARVLLEWLKANKPALYQHHRRVVGGAFTLLIACYLGAAFWYAPKADERQSFVPVISQIQALQAEGKEVVLFQPNERIDGASVFYLQAYLPILQTEPQLRSYLAAKPGNVALLDRTEQLSGKVTVIKEMAINRQPYYFIEQ
- a CDS encoding TIGR00645 family protein, yielding MERFIENAMYASRWLLAPIYFGLSLGLLALALKFFQEVIHLLPSVFSMAESELILVLLSLIDMALVGGLLVMVMISGYENFVSQLDIDDNKEKLNWLGTMDSSSLKMKVAASIVAISSIHLLRIFMDAKNVDPQHLMWYVIIHMTFVVSAFAMGYLDKLTKH